The DNA window GGGGCCGACATCGTGGTCCATGCCCTGACCAAGTACCTGGGCGGCCACGGCACCACCATCGGCGGCGCCCTGGTGGACTCGGGAAAATTTCCCTGGGCCGAGCACAAGGCGCGCTTCCGCCGTCTCAACGAGCCCGATGTCTCCTATCACGGCGTGGTTTATACCGAGGCCCTAGGGGCGGCGGCCTACATCGGCCGGGCGCGGGTGGTGCCGCTGCGTAACATGGGTGCGGCCATCTCGCCCTTTAACAGCTTCCTGATTCTGCAGGGGATCGAGACCCTGCACGTGCGCATGGATCGCCATTGCGAGAATGCCCTGGCGGTGGCCCAATTTCTCCAGGCGCAGCCCCAGGTGGCCTGGGTCCGCTACGCCGGCCTGCCGGGTCACCCGGACAAGCCCCTGGTGGACAAATACATGGGCGGCCGCGCCTCCAGCATCTTGTCCTTCGGCATCAAGGGTGGTCTGGCGTCCGGCGCCAGGTTTATCGACGCCCTCAAGCTGGCGGTACGGCTGGTCAACATCGGCGACGCCAAGACCCTGGCCTGCCACCCGGCCAGCACCACCCACCGCCAGCTCGCCCCGGCGGAACTGGCCCGCGCCGGTGTCGCGGAGGACATGATCCGTCTCTCCATCGGCATCGAGCACATCGACGACATCATCGAGGACCTGTCTCAGGCGCTGGCCGCGGCCAACTAGGGTCTTTACCGATCCTCCTGGCCTGGATTTGCCAGGCCAGGGTTCCCCCTACTCGAAGAGGTTGCCAAAGGCCCGGGCAAAGGTCTTGTAGGCCTCGTAACCATCCTTATCCATGACCTGATCGATGACCCAGCGGTTCTCGGCCCCGGGTCCCATCAAGGACTGGATCTCGAAACCCAGGTGGCGGAGAAAGGCGTAGCTGGGGCCATCGGCCGCCA is part of the Chromatiaceae bacterium genome and encodes:
- a CDS encoding PLP-dependent transferase; amino-acid sequence: GADIVVHALTKYLGGHGTTIGGALVDSGKFPWAEHKARFRRLNEPDVSYHGVVYTEALGAAAYIGRARVVPLRNMGAAISPFNSFLILQGIETLHVRMDRHCENALAVAQFLQAQPQVAWVRYAGLPGHPDKPLVDKYMGGRASSILSFGIKGGLASGARFIDALKLAVRLVNIGDAKTLACHPASTTHRQLAPAELARAGVAEDMIRLSIGIEHIDDIIEDLSQALAAAN